The Neurospora crassa OR74A linkage group IV, whole genome shotgun sequence genome has a segment encoding these proteins:
- a CDS encoding glycolipid transfer protein HET-C2 — MIGDGDSFKFHCSTPPWSDRPPFPPRSVESVAASKHSTCLSSSLSFLKLTIFIVITTIHTTITTTTTTIMSTGQIPPGGTYLNTLKRSFTDVPVQADNGNAIPTTEFLEAAESLVSIFDVLGSAAFSPVKSDMLGNVEKIRQRFLAAPTESETLQDLVNNEQKAKENKAGQALLWLVRGLEFTCKGLANNVAAADQELSTSFRAAYDVTLKPHHSFLIKPIFSAAMSACPYRKDFYTKLGDDQDKVNAQLKEYLAALENFVNILKAFLDSKGIKK; from the exons ATGATTGGGGATGGTGACAGTTTCAAGTTCCACTGTTCCACTCCGCCATGGAGTGACCGGCCCCCTTTCCCACCACGTTCCGTCGAGTCCGTTGCTGCTTCTAAACATTCGACTTGTCTTTCTTCATCTCTTTCGTTTCTCAAACTAaccatcttcatcgtcatcaccaccatccacacaaccatcaccaccaccactaccaccattATGTCTACCGGCCAGATCCCCCCcggaggtacctacctcaacACCCTCAAGCGTTCCTTCACCGACGTCCCCGTCCAGGCCGACAATGGGAATGCCATTCCCACCACCGAGTTCCTCGAGGCTGCCGAGTCGCTAGTCTCCATCTTCGATGTGCTCGGCTCTGCCGCCTTCTCCCCCGTCAAGAGCGACATGCTCGGCAATGTCGAG AAAATCCGCCAGCGTTTCCTTGCCGCCCCGACCGAGTCCGAGACTCTCCAGGACCTTGTGAACAACGAGCaaaaggccaaggagaacAAGGCCGGCCAGGCCCTGCTCTGGCTCGTCAG GGGTCTCGAGTTCACTTGCAAAGGTCTTGCCAACAACGTCGCCGCCGCTGACCAGGAGCTTTCTACCTCGTTCCGCGCTGCCTACGATGTCACCCTCAAGCCCCACCACAGCTTCCTCATCAAGCCCATCTTCAGCGCCGCCATGAGCGCTTGCCCTTACCGCAAGGACTTCTATACCAAgctcggtgacgaccaggaCAAGGTCAACGCTCAGCTCAAGGAGTACCTCGCAGCTCTCGAGAACTTTGTCAACATCCTCAAGGCCTTCCTCGACAGCAAGGGCATCAAGAAATAG
- a CDS encoding phospholipase PldA: MATDLAADGGPAQNHKQEHKRSTSEKLKHPFRELREKLANSSLHEHLVHEKHKIGKFKNLVNPQHRHDEEHEIACDEKRTSICTSHRFESFFPERDGNNIKWYVDGRDYFWAVSVALEKAKETIYIADWWLSPELFLRRPPAYNQEWRLDQILKRRAEAGVKIYVIVYREVEAAITCNSAHTKHALQALCPEGSPGYGNITVMRHPDHNVLENVADMTFYWAHHEKFLVIDYEMAFIGGLDLCFGRWDYHQHSLSDMHPEGIANEIWPGQDFNNNRIMDFKNVKDWKQNELSKAEHGRMPWHDVAMGVLGPCVYDIAEHFVLRWNFIKRDKYKRDKRYDWIELQGRQGEDEDLVGVQRPRFPVGEYVVHPLTPLASKPIVDRGTIHAQLVRSSADWSSGILTEHSIQNAYSDIIRNAQHYVYIENQFFITATGKEQSPIHNTIGRAIVDAVVRAAKEGRKFRVIILIPAIPGFAGDLRDNAALGTRAIMDYQYKSICRGEHSIFEQIRKEGVDPNQHIFFFNLRSYDRLNRTAAEKRMEQEAGVSYQELQRAQAEEVMSEGIHGTYDPQGGRDSHMGSRGDQKDTLQDSEEQKHSRDAKKRFEEARSKVEKEGTGGDEKVSAYANADGELDGNINGGHFNGSNPNASETSSPSRGQDNTRTQSNFTVAHHAMAHTGSVADVAWNGDPEDEINNWIQEELYVHAKVLIADDRIVICGSSNLNDRSQLGYHDSELSIIMEDKKTVQTTMDGQPFEAGWHATSLRRYLWREHLGLLPPQDLDAGDDPNAQPPGDDSPNDAWERHESWKLVEDPLSDELWEMWTSRATKNTEVFRHLFHADPDDHVKTFDEYNAFLPAKGVKPGHIFDRYMPPEDARKKLSQVKGHLVWMPLDFLKDADMAERGLQVNSWTESVYT; encoded by the exons ATGGCTACCGATCTGGCTGCAGATGGTGGTCCTGCTCAGAACCATAAACAGGAACATAAAAGGAGCACCAGCGAAAAGCTCAAGCATCCGTTTCGCGAGCTCCGCGAAAAGCTGGCCAATAGCAGTTTACACGAACATCTGGTCCACGAGAAGCACAAAATCGGAAAGTTCAAGAACTTGGTCAACCCCCAGCATCGCCATGACGAGGAACACGAAATAGCCTGCGACGAAAAGCGAACAAGCATCTGCACCTCCCATCGTTTCGAGTCCTTCTTTCCTGAGCGGGATGGCAACAATATCAAGTGGTATGTCGACGGCCGAGACTACTTTTGG GCTGTCTCTGTGGCTCTCGAAAAGGCAAAAGAGACTATCTACATTGCCGACTGGTGGCTTTCCCCCGAACTCTTCCTGCGTCGTCCTCCCGCCTATAACCAGGAATGGAGACTTGACCAAATTCTCAAACGTCGTGCTGAAGCCGGCGTCAAGATCTATGTCATTGTATACCGCGAAGTCGAAGCCGCAATTACTTGCAATTCTGCTCATACCAAGCATGCCCTACAGGCACTCTGCCCAGAAGGCTCACCAGGGTACGGAAACATCACGGTCATGCGCCATCCCGACCACAATGTCCTGGAGAACGTTGCCGACATGACTTTTTACTGGGCCCATCACGAAAAGTTCCTTGTCATTGACTACGAAATGGCCTTCATTGGTGGCCTCGATCTCTGCTTCGGCCGTTGGGACTACCATCAGCACAGCTTGTCTGATATGCACCCTGAAGGTATCGCCAACGAAATCTGGCCTGGTCAAGACTTCAACAACAATCGTATCATGGACTTCAAAAACGTCAAGGATTGGAAGCAGAACGAGCTGTCCAAGGCAGAGCATGGCCGTATGCCGTGGCATGATGTCGCCATGGGAGTGTTGGGTCCCTGTGTCTACGACATTGCTGAACACTTCGTTCTTCGTTGGAATTTCATCAAGCGAGACAAGTACAAGCGTGACAAGCGCTATGACTGGATTGAGCTACAAGGTCGGCAaggcgaggatgaagatcTAGTTGGAGTCCAGAGGCCCAGATTTCCCGTGGGCGAATACGTCGTTCATCCGCTCACTCCCCTCGCCAGCAAACCTATCGTCGACCGAGGCACCATACACGCCCAACTCGTCCGCTCCAGTGCTGACTGGTCGAGCGGAATCCTTACCGAACACTCGATCCAGAACGCTTATAGCGACATCATTCGCAACGCACAGCACTACGTCTACATCGAGAACCAATTCTTCATCACGGCCACTGGAAAAGAACAATCACCCATCCACAACACGATAGGCCGCGCCATAGTAGACGCCGTAGTCCGTGCTGCCAAGGAAGGCAGAAAGTTCCGCGTTATCATTCTCATCCCTGCTATTCCTGGATTTGCGGGTGACCTGCGCGATAATGCCGCTTTGGGTACCCGTGCCATCATGGACTACCAATACAAGTCTATCTGCCGTGGAGAGCACAGTATCTTTGAGCAGATCCGCAAGGAAGGAGTGGATCCCAATCAGCAcatctttttcttcaacTTGCGAAGTTACGATCGACTTAACAGGACCGCTGCCGAGAAAAGGATGGAACAAGAAGCTGGAGTATCATATCAGGAACTCCAGCGAGCCCAGGCGGAGGAAGTCATGAGTGAAGGAATCCACGGCACCTACGACCCCCAAGGTGGCCGTGATTCCCACATGGGCAGCCGAGGAGATCAGAAAGACACCCTGCAGGATTCCGAAGAGCAGAAGCACAGCCGTGATGCGAAGAAGCGATTCGAGGAAGCTAGGAGCAAAgtagaaaaggaagggaCCGGCGGTGATGAAAAGGTGAGCGCATACGCCAACGCCGACGGCGAGCTGGACGGCAACATCAACGGAGGCCACTTCAACGGCAGTAACCCGAACGCCTCGGAAACCAGTAGCCCGTCGAGGGGTCAAGACAATACCCGCACCCAGTCCAATTTTACCGTTGCCCACCACGCCATGGCCCACACAGGATCCGTGGCCGATGTCGCCTGGAACGGCGACCCGGAGGACGAAATCAACAACTGGATCCAGGAGGAGCTCTACGTGCACGCCAAGGTGCTCATCGCGGACGACCGCATCGTCATCTGCGGCTCCAGCAACCTCAACGATCGCAGCCAGCTGGGCTATCACGACAGTGAGCTGAGTATCATTatggaggacaagaagaccgTCCAGACTACCATGGACGGCCAGCCGTTCGAGGCCGGGTGGCACGCTACCTCGCTACGTCGGTACTTGTGGCGGGAGCATCTCGGTCTCCTGCCGCCGCAGGATCTGGACGCTGGTGATGATCCGAACGCGCAGCCTCCGGGCGATGACTCGCCCAATGATGCGTGGGAGCGGCATGAGAGCTGGAAGCTGGTGGAGGATCCTCTGAGCGATGAGCTGTGGGAAATGTGGACGAGTAGAGCGACCAAGAATACCGAAGTGTTCCGTCACTTGTTCCATGCTGATCCTGATGATCACG taAAAACCTTCGACGAATACAATGCCTTTCTCCCCGCCAAGGGCGTCAAACCAGGTCACATCTTTGACCGATACATGCCGCCCGAAGACGCCCGGAAGAAGCTGAGTCAAGTGAAGGGGCATCTAGTATGGATGCCGCTCGACTTCCTCAAGGATGCGGACATGGCAGAGCGCGGGCTACAGGTGAACTCGTGGACCGAAAGTGTTTATACCTAG
- the tah-4 gene encoding fungal specific transcription factor, which translates to MQRPTLRNNAGRVPRACQRCRQQKLKCDIRRPCTLCTRANVTCVTPVKPTTWKTHEAGRPAKKARRRNDSAEVSAAHGRPSEAVSSASSMYLDEAFQQHNTTSPDAAEVSAFSAPRHDLEDGTSQSSASDTPLGQRGGQTHATETNATRQGMLSALPAPDIATMLVNNYFDRIHWFVLVFHQSDFRLQAQQLYDETRTASQCRSVPTAFLSVYLAVCILSLSYLDPSQTATLSRLGEETLLLQERLLRPLRTGLLDIAAEGSLEAVQTCVLLGSYYLYHGQPQLAWPVCGWALRIAQALKLHRRSSQQTVAVPDLDDPRQRAEESRKRCWWAVYEIEAFCSMLYGYPLSINDDDCDIELLHQYPVRSADPTWDAHERRITGQATLLSYKVAIVRLSIIVRTALLKLYSLGDRSPPQKPARRTNTSDRMRTLVERVALLDRKLDAWRLELPQQLHLDQMPVGAVAPCRDYLAGAAGPCSRACFHYLFPLQTLSLKLAFENARILVHRPLLKYRLALPDSHQANAPPPPDCSDPCQASVRACQTAALQISDICSLPLVHDAGATYAVAFICLHLLTAAITLSILASLNMMSQTSHDCKMGLRRLMEMQSRLTGKSIVTSQGLTVSKKLMSLVLQKERDEMLNVPLLPDPPRVEIEARQEVAAASRASAGCNEHDAPESGPSYASASMQRGQAQAVDMLVTQDPLVTPEDPYFGFYEDLATTQALFDFEQAFLESHSDSVTDGRVVAGSLGQQTNGAQDYSWIWSSNVDPALPWH; encoded by the exons ATGCAGCGACCAACCTTGAGGAACAATGCCGGAAGAGTGCCACGCGCCTGTCAACGCTGCCGCCAACAGAAGCTGAAG TGCGATATTCGTCGCCCTTGCACACTCTGTACCCGAGCAAACGTAACCTGTGTCACCCCCGTCAAGCCAACGACGTGGAAAACCCACGAAGCCGGCCGACCAGCAAAGAAGGCTCGTCGTCGTAATGATTCAGCAGAAGTCTCGGCGGCTCACGGGCGACCATCCGAAGCCGTTTCCTCTGCGTCGTCAATGTACCTGGACGAG GCTTTCCAGCAGCATAACACGACCTCACCAGATGCGGCAGAAGTCTCGGCGTTTTCGGCCCCTCGCCATGATCTGGAAGACGGTACATCTCAAAGCTCAGCGTCGGACACGCCTTTGGGACAGCGCGGAGGTCAGACGCATGCTACCGAGACTAACGCTACAAGGCAGGGGATGCTGTCCGCTTTGCCCGCCCCCGACATCGCTACTATGCTCGTGAACAACTACTTTGACCGGATCCACTGGTTCGTGCTTGTGTTCCACCAGAGCGACTTTCGACTCCAAGCTCAGCAACTGTACGATGAGACCCGAACGGCGTCGCAATGTCGAAGCGTCCCAACGGCTTTCTTGAGTGTTTACCTCGCCGTCTGTATTCTTAGCCTGAGCTACCTGGATCCGAGTCAGACGGCGACGCTGTCACGTCTTGGCGAAGAAACTCTTTTGCTTCAGGAGCGCCTGCTCAGACCGCTACGTACAGGACTTCTGGACATCGCGGCTGAGGGCTCGTTGGAGGCGGTCCAAACTTGCGTCCTCCTAGGCAGCTATTATCTGTACCATGGACAGCCTCAGCTAGCTTGGCCCGTCTGCGGGTGGGCTCTGCGTATCGCTCAGGCATTAAAACTGCATCGTAGATCGAGCCAGCAAACAGTGGCAGTTCCCGACCTGGACGACCCCAGGCAACGCGCAGAGGAATCGAGGAAGCGATGCTGGTGGGCTGTATACGAGATCGAAGCCTTCTGCTCTATGCTGTATGGTTACCCGCTGAGTATCAACGACGACGATTGCGATATAGAGCTGCTCCATCAATACCCTGTCAGATCCGCAGATCCGACGTGGGATGCACATGAGCGGCGTATCACGGGCCAGGCAACCTTGCTTTCGTACAAGGTCGCTATAGTACGACTATCGATCATCGTGCGGACGGCATTACTGAAGCTGTATAGCCTGGGCGACCGAAGTCCTCCACAGAAACCAGCTCGCCGCACAAACACCTCGGATCGCATGCGCACACTAGTCGAACGTGTAGCCCTCCTCGACCGGAAGCTAGATGCATGGCGTTTGGAGCTTCCTCAGCAGCTACATTTGGACCAAATGCCAGTGGGTGCGGTGGCGCCTTGCCGAGACTATCTTGCTGGCGCCGCCGGGCCATGTTCAAGAGCATGCTTCCACTACCTTTTTCCCCTACAGACACTCTCTCTGAAGCTTGCTTTCGAGAACGCAAGGATCCTCGTCCACAGACCTTTGTTGAAATATAGGTTAGCACTGCCAGACAGTCATCAGGCTAAcgcgcctcctccgccagaCTGTTCAGACCCGTGCCAAGCATCCGTCCGAGCATGCCAGACTGCTGCATTACAGATCTCCGACATTTGCTCCCTGCCTCTTGTGCACGACGCCGGAGCTACGTATGCTGTCGCGTTCATCTGCCTGCATCTTTTGACGGCTGCCATCACACTGTCCATCTTAGCTAGCCTCAATATGATGAGCCAAACATCCCATGACTGTAAAATGGGACTTCGACGGTTGATGGAGATGCAGTCCCGACTCACAGGCAAGAGCATCGTCACTTCACAAGGCTTGACTGTCTCGAAGAAACTGATGTCGCTTGTGTtgcagaaggagagggatGAGATGTTGAACGTACCGCTTCTTCCAGACCCGCCGCGTGTTGAGATCGAGGCTAGACAGGAGGTTGCCGCAGCCTCTCGTGCGTCTGCTGGGTGCAACGAACACGACGCGCCAGAGAGTGGCCCCTCTTATGCTTCAGCATCGATGCAAAGAGGTCAAGCACAAGCGGTAGATATGCTCGTAACACAGGACCCCCTTGTTACGCCCGAGGATCCCTATTTCGGCTTCTACGAAGATCTCGCGACCACACAGGCACTCTTTGATTTTGAACAGG CTTTTCTTGAATCGCACAGCGACTCCGTCACCGATGGGCGCGTAGTTGCTGGCAGCCTTGGACAGCAAACTAACGGTGCGCAGGACTATAGCTGGATATGGAGCTCGAATGTCGATCCGGCCTTGCCATGGCACTAG
- the tah-4 gene encoding fungal specific transcription factor, variant codes for MFVLKQCDIRRPCTLCTRANVTCVTPVKPTTWKTHEAGRPAKKARRRNDSAEVSAAHGRPSEAVSSASSMYLDEAFQQHNTTSPDAAEVSAFSAPRHDLEDGTSQSSASDTPLGQRGGQTHATETNATRQGMLSALPAPDIATMLVNNYFDRIHWFVLVFHQSDFRLQAQQLYDETRTASQCRSVPTAFLSVYLAVCILSLSYLDPSQTATLSRLGEETLLLQERLLRPLRTGLLDIAAEGSLEAVQTCVLLGSYYLYHGQPQLAWPVCGWALRIAQALKLHRRSSQQTVAVPDLDDPRQRAEESRKRCWWAVYEIEAFCSMLYGYPLSINDDDCDIELLHQYPVRSADPTWDAHERRITGQATLLSYKVAIVRLSIIVRTALLKLYSLGDRSPPQKPARRTNTSDRMRTLVERVALLDRKLDAWRLELPQQLHLDQMPTLSLKLAFENARILVHRPLLKYRLALPDSHQANAPPPPDCSDPCQASVRACQTAALQISDICSLPLVHDAGATYAVAFICLHLLTAAITLSILASLNMMSQTSHDCKMGLRRLMEMQSRLTGKSIVTSQGLTVSKKLMSLVLQKERDEMLNVPLLPDPPRVEIEARQEVAAASRASAGCNEHDAPESGPSYASASMQRGQAQAVDMLVTQDPLVTPEDPYFGFYEDLATTQALFDFEQGKLIRRLLEVRFL; via the exons ATGTTCGTCCTCAAACAGTGCGATATTCGTCGCCCTTGCACACTCTGTACCCGAGCAAACGTAACCTGTGTCACCCCCGTCAAGCCAACGACGTGGAAAACCCACGAAGCCGGCCGACCAGCAAAGAAGGCTCGTCGTCGTAATGATTCAGCAGAAGTCTCGGCGGCTCACGGGCGACCATCCGAAGCCGTTTCCTCTGCGTCGTCAATGTACCTGGACGAG GCTTTCCAGCAGCATAACACGACCTCACCAGATGCGGCAGAAGTCTCGGCGTTTTCGGCCCCTCGCCATGATCTGGAAGACGGTACATCTCAAAGCTCAGCGTCGGACACGCCTTTGGGACAGCGCGGAGGTCAGACGCATGCTACCGAGACTAACGCTACAAGGCAGGGGATGCTGTCCGCTTTGCCCGCCCCCGACATCGCTACTATGCTCGTGAACAACTACTTTGACCGGATCCACTGGTTCGTGCTTGTGTTCCACCAGAGCGACTTTCGACTCCAAGCTCAGCAACTGTACGATGAGACCCGAACGGCGTCGCAATGTCGAAGCGTCCCAACGGCTTTCTTGAGTGTTTACCTCGCCGTCTGTATTCTTAGCCTGAGCTACCTGGATCCGAGTCAGACGGCGACGCTGTCACGTCTTGGCGAAGAAACTCTTTTGCTTCAGGAGCGCCTGCTCAGACCGCTACGTACAGGACTTCTGGACATCGCGGCTGAGGGCTCGTTGGAGGCGGTCCAAACTTGCGTCCTCCTAGGCAGCTATTATCTGTACCATGGACAGCCTCAGCTAGCTTGGCCCGTCTGCGGGTGGGCTCTGCGTATCGCTCAGGCATTAAAACTGCATCGTAGATCGAGCCAGCAAACAGTGGCAGTTCCCGACCTGGACGACCCCAGGCAACGCGCAGAGGAATCGAGGAAGCGATGCTGGTGGGCTGTATACGAGATCGAAGCCTTCTGCTCTATGCTGTATGGTTACCCGCTGAGTATCAACGACGACGATTGCGATATAGAGCTGCTCCATCAATACCCTGTCAGATCCGCAGATCCGACGTGGGATGCACATGAGCGGCGTATCACGGGCCAGGCAACCTTGCTTTCGTACAAGGTCGCTATAGTACGACTATCGATCATCGTGCGGACGGCATTACTGAAGCTGTATAGCCTGGGCGACCGAAGTCCTCCACAGAAACCAGCTCGCCGCACAAACACCTCGGATCGCATGCGCACACTAGTCGAACGTGTAGCCCTCCTCGACCGGAAGCTAGATGCATGGCGTTTGGAGCTTCCTCAGCAGCTACATTTGGACCAAATGCCA ACACTCTCTCTGAAGCTTGCTTTCGAGAACGCAAGGATCCTCGTCCACAGACCTTTGTTGAAATATAGGTTAGCACTGCCAGACAGTCATCAGGCTAAcgcgcctcctccgccagaCTGTTCAGACCCGTGCCAAGCATCCGTCCGAGCATGCCAGACTGCTGCATTACAGATCTCCGACATTTGCTCCCTGCCTCTTGTGCACGACGCCGGAGCTACGTATGCTGTCGCGTTCATCTGCCTGCATCTTTTGACGGCTGCCATCACACTGTCCATCTTAGCTAGCCTCAATATGATGAGCCAAACATCCCATGACTGTAAAATGGGACTTCGACGGTTGATGGAGATGCAGTCCCGACTCACAGGCAAGAGCATCGTCACTTCACAAGGCTTGACTGTCTCGAAGAAACTGATGTCGCTTGTGTtgcagaaggagagggatGAGATGTTGAACGTACCGCTTCTTCCAGACCCGCCGCGTGTTGAGATCGAGGCTAGACAGGAGGTTGCCGCAGCCTCTCGTGCGTCTGCTGGGTGCAACGAACACGACGCGCCAGAGAGTGGCCCCTCTTATGCTTCAGCATCGATGCAAAGAGGTCAAGCACAAGCGGTAGATATGCTCGTAACACAGGACCCCCTTGTTACGCCCGAGGATCCCTATTTCGGCTTCTACGAAGATCTCGCGACCACACAGGCACTCTTTGATTTTGAACAGGGCAAGTTGATACGACGTCTACTCGAAGTGAGATTTCTCTAA
- a CDS encoding deoxyribose-phosphate aldolase gives MADTTPPNSISVTLKDVAKMIDHSLLHPTMTDADIDAGLEIAKKYGVATACVKPYLISRAKEALAGSDVLVCPVIGFPHGNSTTEVKVFEATRAASEGGKEIDMVINIGKALGGDWEYVADEIKQINEAVVQHGAILKVIFENDYLEERHIIRLCQICSEVGVAFVKTSTGYGFVKQSNGLYTYAGATVPHLKLMRQHSKPEVQVKAAGGVRTLDDVLHVMSLGVTRIGATATVAIMEEAASRGITDEPSRVHFKPMADSSLGGY, from the coding sequence ATGGCCGACACCACTCCCCCCAATTCCATTTCCGTCACTCTGAAGGACGTGGCCAAGATGATCGACCACTCGCTGCTGCATCCGACCATGACCGATGCTGACATCGACGCTGGCCTCGAAATCGCAAAGAAGTATGGCGTTGCTACCGCGTGCGTGAAGCCTTACCTCATATCGCGGGCGAAAGAAGCGTTGGCCGGATCGGACGTCCTGGTCTGCCCCGTCATTGGCTTCCCGCATGGCAACAGCACCACTGAAGTCAAAGTCTTTGAGGCCACCAGAGCTGCATCGGAAGGAGGCAAAGAGATAGACATGGTCATCAACATCGGCAAGGCCCTGGGCGGCGACTGGGAGTACGTGGCTGATGAGATCAAGCAGATCAACGAAGCCGTTGTGCAGCACGGGGCCATCCTCAAGGTCATTTTCGAGAATGACTATCTCGAGGAGCGTCATATCATCCGGCTGTGCCAGATCTGCTCTGAAGTTGGCGTCGCCTTTGTCAAGACGTCGACAGGGTACGGCTTCGTCAAGCAGTCAAACGGACTGTATACATATGCGGGTGCTACTGTCCCGCATCTCAAGCTGATGAGACAGCATTCCAAGCCTGAGGTTCAAGTGAAGGCAGCTGGTGGCGTTCGCACACTGGACGATGTGCTACATGTTATGTCGCTCGGCGTCACTCGGATCGGAGCGACTGCTACTGTGGCGATCATGGAAGAGGCGGCGTCGAGGGGCATTACGGACGAGCCATCGCGCGTCCACTTTAAGCCCATGGCCGACTCATCATTGGGAGGATACTAG
- a CDS encoding DUF218 domain-containing protein: MDDNISADVNILSQYLSRPDVTSLSSVGQVDCIVLCVSSVLYSAQTVFDTLVRQPSLTKTLVLCGGLGHSTELVHKAVALHPTFKSIAAEICGLPEAQVLHAIWNSFYASQVDDPSAAPRILIEDRSTTCATNASEARKLLEASAPRTIVVIQDPTMVRRTVACFDRVYMDMAQPPTILGCPIFVPRVKRSGGGTSGQLAYESPPVNEALMWKMDRFLQLVMGEIPRLRDDEYGYGPKGNGSIVHVDIPDEVEQAYTRLAGKIAHRR; encoded by the coding sequence ATGGATGATAATATTTCAGCAGACGTCAATATCCTATCACAGTATCTGTCTAGACCGGATGTCACCTCTCTCTCGTCTGTCGGACAGGTAGATTGCATCGTGCTATGCGTCAGCTCCGTCCTGTACAGCGCCCAAACAGTCTTCGACACCCTCGTGCGGCAGCCTAGCCTCACCAAAACCCTTGTGCTTTGCGGCGGTCTTGGCCACTCAACCGAGCTCGTACACAAGGCCGTCGCCCTTCACCCGACATTCAAGAGCATAGCTGCCGAGATCTGTGGGCTGCCCGAAGCCCAAGTCCTCCATGCTATCTGGAACTCGTTCTACGCAAGCCAGGTCGACGACCCCAGCGCTGCACCTCGGATCCTTATCGAAGATCGCTCCACGACCTGCGCTACCAACGCGTCGGAAGCGCGCAAGCTGCTCGAAGCAAGCGCGCCGCGCACCATTGTGGTCATTCAAGATCCGACCATGGTTCGACGGACGGTGGCATGCTTCGACCGTGTCTACATGGACATGGCGCAGCCCCCGACAATCCTCGGCTGTCCGATCTTTGTTCCTCGCGTAAAGCGCAGCGGTGGCGGCACTAGCGGGCAGCTGGCATACGAATCACCGCCGGTCAACGAAGCATTGATGTGGAAGATGGACCGTTTCTTGCAGCTGGTCATGGGCGAGATTCCGCGATTGAGAGATGACGAATACGGCTATGGTCCCAAGGGCAATGGCTCCATCGTCCATGTGGATATTCCCGATGAGGTTGAGCAGGCTTATACGCGGCTTGCCGGCAAGATTGCGCATCGTAGATGA
- a CDS encoding aspartate aminotransferase yields the protein MAPASTLLRAAAPAPHAHTSFPSHHTPTSSPNRTTITNTNPSANSTSSTPLHRIQTIAKHMALPQITSFPAEVVPQAPEDPLFGLARAFKADPSPQKVDLGIGAYRDENAKPWVLPVVKKADEIIRNDPEANHEYLPIAGLASLTSKAAELVVGASAPAITEGRVASIQTISGTGACHLGGLFLSRFYNPYGDASKKPTVYLSNPTWANHNQIFSNVGLPIAQYPYFDQKTKGLDIDGMKKALSDAPERSIILLHACAHNPTGVDPTLAQWREIAEIMAAKGHFPFFDTAYQGFASGDLDRDASAIRLFVELGFELVVAQSFAKNFGLYGQRAGCFHFISAPSPDAASITTRVASQLTLLQRSEISNPPIYGAKVASIVLNDPALFAEWKENLRTMSGRIIDMRKALRAKLEELGTPGPWNHITDQIGMFSFTGLNEKQVAKLREEFHIYMTKNGRISMAGLNKKNVDYVARAVDKVVREVQ from the exons ATGGCGCCTGCCTCGACTTTATTGCGCGCtgccgctcccgctcctcaCGCCCAcacttccttcccctcccaccACACACCAACGTCATCGCCAAATCGcacaaccatcaccaacaccaaccctaGTGCCAACTCCACCTCTTCTACTCCCCTCCACCGAATCCAGACCATCGCCAAACACATGGCGCTGCCACAAATAACAAGTTTCCCCGCCGAGGTGGTACCTCAAGCCCCCGAGGATCCTCTCTTTGGGTTGGCGAGAGCGTTCAAGGCGGACCCAAGTCCCCAAAAAGTTGATTTG GGCATCGGCGCGTACAGAGATGAGAATGCGAAGCCGTGGGTATTACCAGTTGTCAAGAAG GCCGATGAAATTATACGAAATGACCCTGAAGCCAACCACGAATATCTCCCCATCGCCGGTCTCGCTTCCCTAACCAGCAAAGCCGCCGAGCTCGTTGTCGGTGCCTCTGCTCCCGCCATCACTGAGGGGCGCGTCGCCTCGATCCAGACCATCTCCGGCACTGGCGCCTGCCATCTCGGCGGTCTCTTCCTCTCGCGCTTCTACAACCCATACGGCGACGCTTCCAAGAAGCCCACCGTCTACCTCAGCAATCCAACATGGGCCAACCACAACCAGATCTTCTCCAACGTCGGCCTCCCCATCGCCCAATACCCTTACTTCGACCAGAAGACCAAGGGCCTCGACATTGACGGCATGAAGAAGGCCCTCTCTGACGCCCCCGAGCgctccatcatcctcctccacgcCTGCGCCCACAACCCTACCGGCGTCGACCCTACGCTCGCCCAGTGGCGCGAGATCGCCGAGATCATGGCCGCCAAGGGCcactttcccttcttcgACACCGCCTACCAGGGTTTCGCTTCGGGCGACCTCGACCGGGACGCCTCCGCCATCCGGCTCTTCGTCGAGCTCGGTTTCGAGCTCGTAGTCGCCCAGTCCTTCGCCAAGAACTTTGGTCTCTACGGGCAACGCGCTGGCTGCTTCCACTTCATCTCCGCTCCTTCGCCCGACGCTGCGTCCATAACCACCCGCGTGGCCTCGCAGCTCACCCTACTCCAGCGCTCCGAGATTTCTAACCCGCCCATCTACGGCGCCAAGGTGGCTTCGATCGTCCTCAACGACCCCGCGCTCTTCGCCGAGTGGAAGGAGAACCTGCGTACCATGTCGGGCCGCATCATCGACATGAGGAAAGCTCTGCGGGCAAAGCTCGAGGAGCTGGGCACCCCGGGCCCGTGGAACCACATTACCGACCAAATCGGCATGTTCTCATTTACCGGGTTGAACGAGAAGCAGGTGGCTAAGCTCAGGGAGGAGTTCCACATCTACATGACCAAGAACGGCCGCATCAGCATGGCCGGTCTAAATAAGAAGAACGTAGATTACGTTGCCAGGGCGGTGGACAAGGTTGTCAGGGAAGTGCAATAG